Proteins encoded within one genomic window of Kibdelosporangium phytohabitans:
- a CDS encoding DUF5134 domain-containing protein → MGSPFLRWWLTALFLLPGLFFLARCLLRGVPATRVSDGLHVLMCAGMIVMMWPTGLVVPVAAQLAVFGAGTLWFAGLVVVGHDDCDWPRSWGAHAHHAIMMAGMVWMIAIMSMHRAVVPGLQAGIAAVLAALFLLGSAAVAVRSSRSTSGVPLPVAADVLMSVGMAGTTLVLIT, encoded by the coding sequence ATGGGATCACCGTTCCTGCGGTGGTGGCTCACCGCCCTGTTCCTGTTGCCTGGCTTGTTCTTCCTGGCCAGGTGCCTGCTGCGCGGTGTGCCTGCCACCCGGGTCAGCGACGGTCTGCACGTGCTGATGTGCGCCGGGATGATCGTGATGATGTGGCCGACCGGGCTGGTTGTTCCGGTGGCCGCCCAGCTCGCGGTGTTCGGTGCGGGCACGCTCTGGTTCGCCGGGCTGGTGGTCGTCGGGCACGACGACTGCGACTGGCCGCGCAGCTGGGGAGCACACGCGCACCACGCGATCATGATGGCCGGCATGGTGTGGATGATCGCGATCATGAGCATGCACCGGGCTGTCGTCCCGGGCCTGCAGGCGGGGATCGCGGCTGTGCTGGCGGCGTTGTTCCTGCTCGGCTCGGCGGCGGTGGCCGTGCGGTCGTCCCGCTCGACGTCGGGTGTGCCGTTGCCGGTGGCCGCGGACGTGCTGATGAGTGTCGGGATGGCCGGCACGACCCTGGTCCTGATCACCTGA
- a CDS encoding class I adenylate-forming enzyme family protein — MTTTQALPVNRAYRDLVPASLRRSWAADGRYQDLDLYSLFERHVERCPDRAAVVDADGEISYTHLDVLVRRLAAGLTALDVHAGDVVAVQLPNSRLSCALDFAIAAVGGIVLPFPIGRGERDIASLLRRSRAVVAITAGSYGDFPCGQKTFDLVGDLPGLRSVITVGGATPLGCVPMSLLLAADHSDFTPARPDPDSAARILVSSGSEAEPKMVVYSHNALAGGRGRFIEAIRGGEDYRALFLMPLGTAFGSNATPATMAANGGTMLVQPRFDVASTLTMIERARPTHVFGVPTMFRKILDSPDLAATDLSSVRAVVLGGSALDAETARHVSEKLTATVINVYGSADGVNCHTAFTDPPAKVGTAGRPNPVVCEIRIVDDSLRPVPAGHTGEILARGPMSPMSYLAAPELDARYRLDDGWVRLGDVGRIDEDGYLTVVGRRKDVIIRGGMNISPAEVEALLLTHEAVRDVACVAIPDPVFGDRMCACVATDTALSLVDLTDHLSGQGLEPRKLPERLVLLPALPLGAAGKVDRKALTELAVRLATP, encoded by the coding sequence GTGACGACAACCCAGGCGCTGCCCGTGAACCGGGCATATCGTGACCTCGTTCCGGCTTCGTTACGCAGGTCCTGGGCGGCTGACGGCCGTTACCAGGACCTCGACCTGTATTCGTTGTTCGAACGCCACGTCGAGCGATGTCCGGACCGGGCGGCCGTGGTCGACGCCGACGGCGAGATCAGCTACACCCACCTCGACGTGCTCGTTCGCAGGCTGGCCGCCGGACTGACCGCGTTGGACGTGCACGCAGGGGATGTCGTCGCCGTCCAGTTGCCCAACAGCAGGCTTAGCTGCGCGCTGGACTTCGCGATCGCCGCCGTCGGTGGGATCGTCCTGCCTTTCCCGATCGGCCGCGGCGAACGGGACATCGCCAGCCTGCTGCGCCGATCACGGGCCGTGGTGGCCATCACCGCCGGCAGCTACGGTGATTTCCCCTGCGGTCAGAAGACTTTCGACCTGGTCGGGGACTTGCCCGGGCTGCGGTCGGTGATCACGGTCGGTGGCGCGACGCCGCTGGGGTGCGTGCCGATGTCGTTGCTCCTGGCGGCCGACCACAGCGATTTCACGCCCGCGCGGCCGGATCCGGACAGCGCCGCCCGGATCCTGGTCTCCTCGGGCTCGGAGGCCGAACCGAAGATGGTCGTGTACTCCCACAACGCGCTCGCCGGTGGCCGTGGCCGGTTCATCGAGGCGATCCGCGGCGGTGAGGACTACCGGGCATTGTTCCTGATGCCGTTGGGAACGGCGTTCGGCAGCAACGCCACTCCCGCGACGATGGCCGCGAACGGCGGCACGATGCTGGTGCAGCCGCGGTTCGACGTGGCGTCCACGTTGACCATGATCGAACGGGCCCGCCCGACACACGTGTTCGGCGTGCCGACGATGTTCCGCAAGATCCTCGACAGCCCGGACCTGGCGGCCACCGACCTGTCCAGCGTCCGCGCGGTCGTGCTCGGCGGTTCGGCGCTGGACGCGGAGACCGCGCGGCACGTCAGCGAGAAGCTGACCGCCACGGTGATCAACGTGTACGGGTCGGCCGACGGCGTCAACTGCCACACCGCGTTCACCGACCCGCCGGCCAAGGTCGGCACAGCGGGCCGCCCCAACCCGGTGGTGTGCGAGATCAGGATCGTCGACGACAGCCTGCGCCCGGTCCCGGCCGGGCACACCGGCGAGATCCTCGCCCGCGGCCCGATGAGCCCGATGAGCTACCTGGCCGCGCCCGAACTGGACGCGCGGTACCGGCTCGACGACGGGTGGGTGCGCCTCGGCGACGTCGGCCGGATCGACGAGGACGGCTACCTCACCGTGGTCGGCCGCCGCAAGGACGTGATCATCCGCGGCGGGATGAACATCAGCCCGGCCGAGGTGGAAGCGCTGCTGCTGACCCACGAAGCGGTCAGGGACGTCGCGTGCGTGGCCATCCCGGACCCGGTGTTCGGCGACCGGATGTGCGCGTGCGTCGCCACGGACACCGCACTGTCCCTGGTGGACCTCACCGATCACCTGTCCGGGCAGGGCCTCGAGCCGCGCAAGCTGCCGGAGCGGCTCGTGCTGCTGCCGGCCCTGCCACTGGGTGCCGCGGGCAAGGTGGACCGCAAGGCGCTGACCGAGCTGGCGGTCAGGCTCGCAACGCCTTGA
- a CDS encoding PadR family transcriptional regulator, whose product MEISQLLKGVLDLAVLAVLRDEDGYGYDVLRRLRAAGLDEVGDASVYGTLRRLFKAGLLTSYVVPSEEGPHRKYYSLNEPGRLRLAESGKTWLSFASTMNSLLGEAA is encoded by the coding sequence GTGGAGATCAGTCAACTGCTCAAAGGCGTGCTCGATCTCGCCGTGCTCGCGGTGCTGCGCGACGAGGACGGTTACGGCTACGACGTCCTGCGACGACTCAGGGCAGCGGGCCTGGACGAGGTGGGGGACGCTTCGGTGTACGGGACTCTGCGCAGGTTGTTCAAGGCCGGCCTGCTCACCTCGTACGTGGTGCCCAGTGAAGAGGGGCCGCATCGCAAGTACTACAGCCTCAACGAGCCGGGCAGGCTCCGGCTGGCGGAGTCCGGGAAGACGTGGCTGAGCTTCGCTTCGACGATGAATTCGCTTTTGGGAGAAGCAGCATGA
- a CDS encoding metal ABC transporter solute-binding protein, Zn/Mn family, which produces MAVIGLRTAAVAGLLALTTACGAESQPAPGGAQNNGAQNSAAAKKVVAASSWEAAFAKAAGAKDISVIVPPSVAHGADYDPKPSDLSKVASADLVLYAEFEGFAGKIKDASGSSAKLHQVNLDNSPDVVRAEVRKIAEKIGTTADADTWLSTYDKEITDLQGKVKQAWVGGKPPKVVAQVFVTYAAKLAGADVLGTYGPQPVTPGQLADLTGKKPELVLDNTHMSTGQVMPGAATKQVNIINYPGGDYDLLGVYRTNADEIIKALRA; this is translated from the coding sequence ATGGCCGTCATCGGATTACGCACCGCCGCAGTGGCCGGCCTGCTCGCGCTCACCACCGCGTGCGGCGCGGAGAGCCAGCCCGCGCCTGGTGGCGCCCAGAACAACGGGGCGCAGAACAGCGCAGCGGCGAAGAAGGTGGTGGCCGCGTCCTCGTGGGAGGCGGCGTTCGCCAAGGCCGCCGGTGCCAAGGACATCTCGGTGATCGTGCCGCCGTCGGTCGCACACGGCGCCGACTACGACCCGAAGCCGTCCGACCTGAGCAAGGTCGCGTCGGCGGATCTGGTGCTGTACGCCGAATTCGAGGGTTTCGCAGGCAAGATCAAGGACGCGAGCGGCAGCTCGGCCAAGCTGCACCAGGTCAACCTGGACAACTCGCCGGACGTGGTGCGCGCCGAGGTCCGCAAGATCGCCGAGAAGATCGGCACCACGGCCGACGCGGACACGTGGCTGAGCACCTACGACAAGGAGATCACCGACCTGCAGGGCAAGGTCAAGCAGGCGTGGGTGGGCGGCAAGCCGCCGAAGGTCGTCGCGCAGGTCTTCGTCACCTACGCCGCCAAGCTCGCCGGGGCCGACGTGCTCGGCACGTACGGCCCGCAGCCGGTCACGCCGGGCCAGCTGGCCGACCTGACCGGCAAGAAGCCGGAACTGGTGCTGGACAACACGCACATGTCGACCGGGCAGGTGATGCCCGGCGCGGCCACCAAGCAGGTCAACATCATCAACTACCCCGGCGGGGACTACGACCTGCTCGGTGTGTACCGGACGAACGCCGACGAGATCATCAAGGCGTTGCGAGCCTGA
- a CDS encoding MFS transporter gives MTTSMATPTQRTWATTTLLTAAMAFSMLPLFLLGALAPALVAEFGIARPLLGVLVTAGFGVAAVLSLVIGPVVDAVGARRSATALFAVSTVALALFALAPHYAVLVFTVALGGIPQALANPSTNKIIGRSVPQPKRGLVIGVKQSGVQLGAFAAGLPLAGLAEWVDWRLAAGVAAGCAAVATLASTLLPADPGPAKRPTLRVTLSAEPAIWWLLGFSVLLGAGISSVNTYSALYATEELRLAAQPAAALVAALGVTGIIGRIGWSRMVSPNRPPAAILGPLSMGATVAAGALLVAQFLGWGWAWIGVLGIGAFAVAANAVSMLAVMGLSTPEQTGRNSALVSAGFFGGFTIGSPLFGLAAEFGGYPLGWVLVAVEFAAAGVVVWLWRRRDR, from the coding sequence TTGACCACCTCGATGGCCACACCGACCCAGCGCACGTGGGCGACGACCACGTTGCTCACCGCGGCGATGGCGTTCTCCATGCTGCCGTTGTTCCTGCTCGGCGCCCTGGCTCCGGCGCTGGTCGCGGAATTCGGCATCGCCCGGCCGCTGCTCGGTGTGCTCGTGACCGCGGGGTTCGGTGTCGCGGCGGTGTTGTCGCTGGTGATCGGGCCTGTGGTGGACGCGGTCGGCGCCCGCCGCTCGGCCACGGCGCTGTTCGCGGTCAGCACCGTGGCGCTGGCGTTGTTCGCGCTGGCTCCGCACTACGCGGTGCTCGTGTTCACGGTCGCTCTCGGCGGGATCCCCCAGGCGCTGGCCAACCCGTCGACGAACAAGATCATCGGCCGGTCGGTCCCCCAGCCGAAACGCGGTCTGGTGATCGGCGTCAAGCAGTCGGGTGTCCAACTGGGCGCGTTCGCGGCCGGCCTGCCGCTGGCGGGCCTGGCGGAATGGGTCGACTGGCGGCTCGCGGCCGGCGTCGCGGCCGGGTGCGCCGCGGTGGCGACGCTCGCCAGCACGCTGCTCCCGGCCGATCCCGGACCGGCCAAGCGCCCCACGCTCCGGGTCACGCTGTCCGCGGAACCGGCGATCTGGTGGCTGCTCGGGTTCTCGGTGCTGCTGGGCGCCGGGATCTCGTCGGTGAACACGTATTCGGCCTTGTACGCCACCGAGGAACTCCGGTTGGCGGCGCAACCGGCCGCCGCGCTCGTCGCGGCTTTGGGCGTCACCGGGATCATCGGCCGGATCGGCTGGTCCAGGATGGTCTCGCCGAACCGGCCGCCCGCGGCGATCCTGGGACCGCTGTCCATGGGCGCCACCGTGGCCGCTGGGGCGTTGCTGGTGGCCCAGTTCCTTGGCTGGGGCTGGGCGTGGATCGGTGTGCTCGGCATCGGGGCGTTCGCGGTCGCGGCGAACGCGGTGTCGATGCTGGCCGTGATGGGTTTGTCCACACCGGAACAGACCGGGCGCAATTCGGCTCTGGTGTCGGCGGGGTTCTTCGGCGGGTTCACCATCGGTTCGCCGCTGTTCGGCCTGGCGGCCGAGTTCGGCGGGTACCCGCTCGGCTGGGTGCTCGTGGCCGTCGAGTTCGCGGCGGCCGGGGTCGTCGTGTGGTTGTGGCGGCGACGTGACCGGTGA